The Alosa sapidissima isolate fAloSap1 chromosome 8, fAloSap1.pri, whole genome shotgun sequence genome contains a region encoding:
- the LOC121715013 gene encoding uncharacterized protein LOC121715013: protein MVDSDGAPHLAFVMARSRVAPRRLQSMPRLELCGALTGAQLSKLLSDELTLDIKQTMMWTDSTTVLAWLRSESCRFKVFVGTRVAEIQDLTQQHTWRYVDSAQNPADDITRGKRLQDLAQPNRWSQGPPFLLLPRDQWPEEPPGALGDPPDPAELRRETFCGATSTAMRQADSELNQYNTWRELLQATALELHGAAAEDGCASAEDYRHAETHLLRRVQQDCFPDELRLLKAKKPVLRSSRLCNLSPELDESSDLIRVGGRLRRSEDLDYTSLHPVVLDPSHPVTRLLIQDFDSRLKHPGPERVFAEIRRSYWILRGREAVRRFQKTCTDCCRWKAKPTVPQMADLPLARLRLFKPAFHSTGVDCFGPLEVKVGRRLEKRWGIIFKCLTVRAVSLDLLNSIDADSFLMALRRFIARRGTPAELYSDQGTNFKAGDKELREAFAAMSPDLQSLLAPYRINFHFNPPAAPHFGGVWEREIRSVKSALYTTVGAQPLQEEVLRTVLIEVEAILNSKPLGYVPSDVSDPDPVTPNCLLMGRPDGSLPQVVYPRDELLSQRRWKHAQVLTDHFWARFIRLYLPGLQLRQKWQSSSADVTEGSVAMIVDPQLPRAMWPIGRIVKIHSSPDGHIRSADVKVRDRTYTRPVARLVILPALPVGEESRPT from the coding sequence ATGGTCGACAGCGACGGCGCACCACACCTGGCCTTCGTCATGGCTCGATCCAGAGTGGCCCCCAGACGTTTACAGTCCATGCCGAGGTTGGAGCTGTGTGGTGCCCTCACCGGAGCTCAGCTCTCCAAACTGCTGAGCGATGAGCTCACCCTGGACATCAAGCAAACCATGATGTGGACGGACTCCACAACCGTGCTGGCATGGTTGAGATCGGAATCCTGCCGATTTAAAGTCTTCGTCGGCACCCGTGTTGCTGAAATTCAAGATCTCACTCAGCAGCATACATGGCGGTACGTCGACTCTGCCCAGAATCCTGCCGACGATATTACTCGCGGCAAGAGACTGCAGGACCTAGCCCAACCCAACCGATGGAGTCAAggccctcctttcctcctcctacCTCGTGACCAGTGGCCAGAGGAGCCTCCAGGCGCCTTGGGAGATCCTCCAGACCCTGCAGAACTTCGCAGAGAGACCTTCTGTGGTGCCACCTCCACAGCTATGCGTCAAGCCGACTCAGAACTGAACCAGTACAACACCTGGAGGGAGCTGCTGCAGGCCACAGCCCTGGAGCTTCATGGGGCGGCTGCTGAGGATGGATGCGCTAGTGCAGAGGATTACCGCCATGCAGAGACTCACCTTCTCCGAAGGGTCCAGCAAGACTGCTTCCCCGACGAGCTTCGTCTTCTTAAAGCGAAGAAACCAGTCCTACGGAGCAGCCGTCTCTGTAACCTCTCTCCGGAGCTCGACGAAAGCAGCGACCTCATCAGAGTTGGTGGTCGACTCCGCCGGTCAGAGGACCTGGACTACACCAGTCTACACCCAGTGGTGTTAGACCCCTCACATCCAGTGACCCGCCTGCTTATTCAGGACTTCGATAGTCGCTTGAAACACCCCGGGCCAGAGCGCGTCTTTGCAGAGATCCGACGCTCCTACTGGATTTTGCGAGGCCGAGAGGCAGTACGTCGCTTCCAGAAAACGTGTACCGACTGCTGCCGCTGGAAGGCGAAGCCTACTGTACCTCAAATGGCTGATCTGCCCTTAGCCCGCCTACGCCTGTTTAAACCTGCCTTCCACTCGACAGGCGTAGACTGCTTCGGGCCGTTGGAAGTCAAGGTGGGAAGGCGTCTGGAGAAGAGGTGGGGGATCATATTCAAATGTCTAACCGTCAGAGCGGTTTCCCTGGACCTACTTAACTCCATCGATGCCGACTCCTTTCTCATGGCCCTAAGAAGGTTTATTGCCCGTAGAGGGACTCCTGCTGAGCTCTATTCAGACCAGGGGACCAATTTCAAAGCCGGTGACAAAGAGCTACGAGAGGCATTCGCAGCCATGTCACCTGATCTCCAGTCCCTCCTGGCACCCTACAGAATCAACTTCCACTTCAACCCTCCCGCTGCTCCACACTTCGGAGGAGTGTGGGAGCGAGAGATTCGCTCAGTGAAGAGTGCCTTGTACACCACTGTAGGCGCTCAACCCCTTCAGGAGGAGGTCCTTCGCACTGTCCTCATTGAAGTGGAGGCGATCCTGAACTCCAAACCGTTGGGGTACGTTCCCTCCGACGTCAGTGACCCAGACCCGGTCACTCCCAACTGCCTGCTGATGGGGCGGCCCGACGGGTCCCTCCCGCAAGTAGTCTACCCCAGAGACGAGCTCCTCAGCCAGCGGAGGTGGAAGCACGCTCAGGTGCTGACAGACCACTTCTGGGCTCGCTTCATCAGACTGTACTTACCTGGGCTGCAGCTCAGACAGAAGTGGCAGTCTTCCTCGGCCGACGTCACAGAAGGCTCTGTGGCAATGATCGTGGACCCCCAGCTCCCTAGGGCCATGTGGCCTATTGGGCGCATCGTCAAGATCCACTCCAGCCCTGATGGTCACATCCGGTCCGCGGATGTGAAGGTCAGAGACCGCACCTACACCCGACCTGTCGCCCGGCTGGTGATTCTGCCAGCCCTTCCAGTCGGGGAAGAGAGTCGTCCCACTTGA